A single genomic interval of Streptomyces graminofaciens harbors:
- a CDS encoding cysteine dioxygenase — protein MSVSPAVSSAPAASTSPVAAPTQADLLDFVRRTAADAEVIASLPLDPEGRTWVRLEGPGGSEAWLIGWPPGTGTGWHDHADSVGAFVTASGELKENSLAARLPTDGWKTLELADGVDRERRLPAGKGRAFGQHHVHEVFNESTEEHAISVHAYYPPLPRIRRYSRTGQVLHLEHVERPDDWQ, from the coding sequence GTGTCTGTGTCCCCCGCTGTCTCTTCCGCCCCGGCCGCCTCGACGTCGCCCGTCGCCGCCCCCACACAGGCCGACCTCCTCGACTTCGTCCGCCGGACGGCCGCCGACGCCGAGGTGATCGCCTCGCTCCCGCTCGACCCCGAGGGCCGTACCTGGGTACGGCTCGAGGGCCCCGGCGGCAGTGAGGCCTGGCTCATCGGCTGGCCGCCCGGCACCGGAACCGGCTGGCACGACCACGCCGACTCGGTGGGCGCCTTCGTCACGGCCTCCGGCGAACTCAAGGAGAACTCCCTCGCCGCCCGCCTCCCCACGGACGGCTGGAAGACCCTCGAACTCGCCGACGGCGTCGACCGTGAGCGTCGCCTGCCCGCCGGCAAGGGCCGCGCCTTCGGACAGCACCACGTGCACGAGGTGTTCAACGAGTCCACCGAGGAACACGCGATCTCCGTCCACGCCTACTACCCACCGCTGCCCCGCATCCGCCGCTACAGCCGTACGGGCCAGGTGCTGCACCTGGAGCACGTGGAGCGTCCGGACGACTGGCAGTGA